In Janthinobacterium rivuli, a single genomic region encodes these proteins:
- a CDS encoding lipopolysaccharide biosynthesis protein, which yields MRLNRLAGFSAGPILSLLCSLATVPAVAWLFPPADIGKLDFFMTACTVAGLLLSLGLDKAFLHEYHYSTSRSGLLKACLLPAVLLAPVALAVILVFAAPVAQLLFDAAQPALAVLFAAGMLSAVANRLIAQLFRMQERAWVFSMAQVLPKISLLLLLPVLWWDPQRNFVHLASLVVATTWLVTLWLLWHARVSLAQAWAAAVDRVLLRRLLSEAAPLLVSAIGYLSMLSAGMGLLRIFAGFDELGIYALATRVAAGAWLVQSIFTIVWIPQVHKWAAAGGDLSNIAAICRHAQAVVVVGFCLAGALAWLIGWVLPSNYHGVAYLAVATVGQPLLYALAEVSGVGISLARRPSLSIAAFAAGLLGTLLAGAVLVPRCGATGAAVSQLLGFLVYFVVKTELGMRLWRPLPRRSLYLSACLLSLLAVGHAFFAQRLGVLAPLAWGVLLVAALYVCRPSLRAAFRLLKPVRQQG from the coding sequence ATGCGCCTGAACCGTCTCGCGGGTTTTTCAGCCGGCCCCATCTTGTCGCTGCTGTGCAGCCTTGCCACCGTGCCTGCCGTGGCCTGGCTGTTTCCGCCTGCCGACATCGGCAAGCTGGATTTCTTCATGACCGCGTGCACGGTGGCCGGTTTGCTGCTGTCGCTGGGGCTGGATAAGGCTTTCCTGCATGAATACCATTACAGCACGAGCCGTAGCGGCTTGCTGAAAGCGTGCCTGCTGCCGGCCGTGCTGCTCGCGCCCGTGGCGCTGGCCGTGATACTCGTGTTTGCCGCGCCGGTAGCGCAGCTGTTGTTCGATGCGGCGCAGCCTGCATTGGCCGTCCTGTTCGCTGCCGGCATGCTGAGCGCCGTGGCTAATCGCCTGATCGCGCAGCTTTTCCGCATGCAGGAGCGCGCGTGGGTATTCAGCATGGCGCAGGTTTTGCCGAAAATCTCGCTGCTGTTGCTGCTCCCTGTGCTGTGGTGGGATCCGCAGCGCAATTTCGTGCACTTGGCAAGCCTGGTCGTGGCCACCACCTGGCTGGTCACGCTATGGCTGTTGTGGCATGCGCGCGTATCGTTGGCGCAAGCCTGGGCCGCCGCCGTGGACCGGGTGCTGCTGCGGCGCCTGCTTTCCGAGGCGGCACCCCTGCTGGTGAGCGCCATAGGCTACCTGTCCATGTTGTCGGCCGGCATGGGCTTGCTGCGCATTTTTGCCGGCTTTGACGAGCTCGGTATTTATGCGCTGGCCACGCGCGTGGCCGCCGGCGCCTGGCTGGTGCAGTCGATTTTTACGATTGTCTGGATACCGCAAGTACACAAATGGGCCGCCGCCGGCGGCGACCTGTCGAATATCGCGGCCATTTGCCGCCATGCGCAAGCCGTCGTGGTGGTGGGTTTTTGCCTGGCGGGCGCCCTGGCCTGGCTGATCGGATGGGTCTTGCCTTCCAACTATCATGGCGTCGCGTATCTGGCGGTAGCCACCGTGGGCCAGCCGCTGTTGTATGCGCTGGCGGAAGTGAGCGGCGTCGGCATCAGTCTGGCCCGTCGTCCCTCCTTATCCATCGCCGCTTTCGCGGCAGGCTTGCTGGGCACCTTGCTGGCGGGCGCCGTGCTGGTGCCGCGCTGTGGCGCCACGGGCGCCGCCGTCTCGCAGCTGCTGGGTTTCCTCGTGTATTTTGTCGTCAAGACGGAACTGGGCATGCGCCTCTGGCGTCCGCTGCCGCGCCGTTCGCTGTACCTGAGCGCCTGCCTGCTGTCGCTGCTGGCGGTGGGCCACGCGTTTTTTGCCCAGCGCCTTGGGGTGCTTGCTCCGCTGGCGTGGGGCGTGCTGCTGGTGGCCGCACTGTACGTCTGCCGGCCTTCGCTGCGGGCCGCGTTCAGGCTGCTCAAGCCCGTCCGGCAGCAGGGCTGA
- a CDS encoding sigma-70 family RNA polymerase sigma factor: protein MSTAELALQQQVSSLYTDHHHWLRGLLRRKLGNAFDAADLAHDVYLHLMKTGRVPPAGESRRHLTQIANGMVIDLYRRRQIETAYLEVLALVPEALAPSEEERALVIEALTEIDAVLHQLPAKARKALLLCKLDGLSYRDIAAELQVSVSSVEKYIAAGLLACYQAMHAQVA from the coding sequence GTGAGCACCGCCGAGTTAGCGCTTCAGCAGCAAGTCAGCAGTCTGTACACCGACCACCATCACTGGCTGCGTGGCTTGCTGCGCCGTAAACTCGGCAATGCCTTCGATGCGGCCGACCTGGCGCACGACGTGTACCTGCACCTGATGAAGACGGGCAGGGTGCCGCCGGCCGGGGAGTCGCGCCGCCACCTGACGCAGATCGCCAATGGCATGGTCATCGACCTGTACCGCCGCCGCCAGATCGAAACGGCCTACCTGGAAGTGCTGGCCCTGGTGCCCGAAGCGTTGGCGCCGTCCGAGGAAGAGCGCGCGCTGGTGATCGAGGCGCTGACGGAAATCGATGCCGTGCTGCACCAGCTGCCCGCCAAGGCGCGCAAGGCCTTGCTGCTGTGCAAACTCGATGGCCTGAGCTACCGTGACATCGCCGCCGAACTGCAGGTGTCCGTTTCGTCCGTCGAAAAATACATCGCCGCCGGTTTGCTGGCCTGCTACCAGGCCATGCACGCCCAGGTAGCCTGA
- the ispE gene encoding 4-(cytidine 5'-diphospho)-2-C-methyl-D-erythritol kinase, whose amino-acid sequence MTLTTLNNCPAPAKLNLFLHVNGRRADGYHLLQTVFQLLDHGDTLHFTLRDDTAIRRVTELAGVPQEQDLIIRAAKLLQAEVLRRTGALPRGVDIAIDKVLPMGGGLGGGSSDAATTLMALNRLWQAGLTREELMVLGLPLGADIPFFIFGENAFAEGVGEALQPVATPECWYVVIEPGVQVPTAAIFCAEGLTRNTEPVTIADFSRYLAEGNDAGGFGKNDLQQVACSLFKPVADAVEWLGAYGEARMTGSGACVFSAFDSQEEADAVLSNVPPVWIAWKAKALNRHPMLTML is encoded by the coding sequence ATGACGTTGACTACCCTGAATAACTGCCCGGCGCCGGCCAAACTGAATTTATTTCTGCACGTCAACGGCCGCCGCGCCGATGGCTACCATCTGCTGCAGACGGTGTTCCAGCTGCTCGACCATGGCGACACCTTGCATTTCACGCTGCGCGACGACACGGCGATCCGCCGCGTGACGGAACTGGCCGGCGTGCCGCAAGAGCAGGACCTGATCATCCGCGCCGCGAAATTGCTGCAGGCGGAAGTGTTGCGCCGCACGGGCGCCTTGCCGCGCGGCGTCGATATCGCCATCGACAAGGTGCTGCCCATGGGCGGCGGGCTAGGCGGTGGTTCGTCCGACGCGGCCACGACCCTGATGGCCTTGAACCGCCTGTGGCAGGCGGGTTTGACGCGCGAGGAATTGATGGTGCTGGGCTTGCCGCTGGGCGCCGATATCCCGTTTTTCATTTTTGGCGAAAATGCCTTTGCCGAAGGCGTGGGCGAAGCCCTGCAGCCCGTCGCCACGCCGGAATGCTGGTATGTCGTGATCGAGCCGGGCGTGCAAGTGCCGACCGCCGCAATTTTTTGCGCGGAAGGCTTGACGAGAAATACCGAACCCGTCACAATAGCGGACTTTTCCAGGTACCTCGCAGAAGGAAACGATGCGGGCGGGTTTGGTAAGAATGATTTACAGCAAGTGGCATGCAGTCTTTTCAAGCCGGTAGCAGATGCGGTAGAATGGCTGGGTGCTTACGGTGAGGCCAGGATGACTGGTTCCGGTGCTTGTGTGTTTAGTGCGTTTGATAGTCAGGAAGAAGCGGATGCGGTGCTCAGCAATGTGCCACCAGTCTGGATCGCCTGGAAGGCAAAAGCGCTGAATCGCCACCCGATGCTCACGATGTTGTAG
- a CDS encoding ribose-phosphate pyrophosphokinase produces MAYENLMVFTGNANPALAEGVAKNLGIPLGKANVSKFSDGEVMVEINENVRGKDVFVLQSTCAPTNDSLMEIMLMVDALKRASAGRITAAIPYFGYARQDRRPRSARVAISAKVVANMLEEAGVERVLIMDLHADQIQGFFDIPVDNIYASPILLGDLQKKNYQDLLVVSPDVGGVVRARALAKRLGCDLAIIDKRRPKANVSEVMNIIGEVEGRNCVIMDDMVDTAGTLTKAAEVLKERGAKKVVAYCTHAVLSGPAIDRISASPLDELVVTDTIPLSEAALACGKIRQLTCAPLLAETFKRIIKGDSVISLFID; encoded by the coding sequence ATGGCTTACGAAAACCTGATGGTTTTTACCGGCAACGCGAATCCAGCGTTGGCAGAGGGGGTCGCAAAAAACCTCGGCATCCCTCTCGGTAAAGCAAACGTTTCGAAATTCTCCGACGGCGAAGTAATGGTCGAGATTAACGAAAACGTGCGCGGCAAGGATGTTTTTGTTTTGCAATCCACCTGTGCTCCAACCAACGACAGCCTGATGGAAATCATGCTGATGGTTGATGCCTTGAAACGTGCTTCCGCTGGCCGCATCACCGCCGCGATTCCTTACTTCGGCTACGCCCGCCAAGACCGTCGTCCCCGCTCCGCGCGTGTGGCGATTTCGGCCAAGGTGGTGGCGAACATGCTGGAAGAAGCCGGTGTCGAGCGCGTCCTGATCATGGACTTGCACGCTGACCAGATTCAAGGTTTCTTCGATATCCCAGTCGACAATATTTACGCTTCGCCAATTTTGCTGGGTGACCTGCAAAAGAAAAACTACCAGGATCTGCTGGTGGTGTCGCCGGACGTTGGCGGTGTGGTACGTGCGCGCGCCCTGGCAAAACGCCTGGGCTGCGACCTGGCCATCATCGACAAGCGTCGTCCAAAAGCGAACGTGTCCGAAGTGATGAACATCATCGGTGAAGTCGAAGGCCGCAACTGCGTGATCATGGATGACATGGTCGACACGGCAGGCACCTTGACCAAGGCTGCCGAAGTGCTCAAAGAGCGCGGCGCGAAAAAAGTCGTGGCGTATTGCACGCACGCGGTGCTGTCGGGCCCGGCGATCGACCGTATTTCGGCCTCGCCACTCGATGAGCTGGTCGTGACCGATACGATCCCCCTGTCCGAAGCGGCCCTGGCCTGTGGCAAGATCCGTCAATTGACGTGCGCGCCGCTGCTGGCCGAGACGTTCAAGCGCATCATCAAGGGTGATTCGGTTATTTCCCTGTTTATCGATTAA
- a CDS encoding outer membrane lipoprotein LolB gives MSKKLLPLTLVCLSLSACSTLTSPFSSGAAPSGKTVAAYREQVELTGRLNVVYQKDDKPESATVNFNWQQTAQRTDVTLYSPVGSTLATIAVTPQQAVLTQSGKAPRSAPDVDTLSAQMLGWSLPVSGLRDWLQGYAVGADGKRFAASPANDSVTTKDGWRLRYVSWQEVGQNAADNTPGALPQPRRIDAERNASAQADAVSLRIVLDPAPSAQAQ, from the coding sequence ATGTCAAAAAAACTCCTCCCCCTCACACTCGTCTGCCTGTCCCTCTCGGCCTGCTCGACCCTGACTTCCCCATTCTCGTCCGGCGCCGCGCCCTCCGGTAAAACCGTCGCTGCTTACCGCGAACAGGTCGAGCTGACGGGCCGCCTGAACGTCGTGTACCAGAAAGATGACAAGCCTGAATCGGCCACCGTCAATTTCAACTGGCAGCAGACGGCGCAGCGCACGGACGTGACCTTGTATTCGCCCGTCGGCAGCACCCTGGCGACGATCGCCGTCACGCCGCAGCAGGCCGTGTTGACGCAAAGCGGCAAGGCGCCGCGCAGCGCGCCCGATGTCGATACCCTGAGCGCGCAGATGCTGGGCTGGTCCTTGCCCGTGTCGGGCTTGCGCGACTGGCTGCAGGGCTATGCCGTGGGCGCCGATGGCAAGCGTTTCGCCGCTTCGCCGGCCAACGACAGCGTGACGACCAAAGACGGCTGGCGCCTGCGCTATGTGTCGTGGCAAGAAGTAGGGCAAAATGCGGCCGACAATACACCGGGCGCCTTGCCCCAACCGCGGCGTATCGATGCCGAACGCAATGCCAGCGCCCAGGCCGATGCCGTGTCGCTGCGCATCGTGCTCGATCCCGCTCCATCGGCTCAAGCACAATGA
- a CDS encoding 50S ribosomal protein L25/general stress protein Ctc, with product MKVIAFKRELQGSGASRRLRISGQTPGIVYGGAEAPVLISLDHNALYHALKKEVFHSSILDLEIDGVSQQVLLRDFQVHAYKQLVLHADFQRVDASQPIHVKVALHFINADVSPAVKLHGATISHVANEIEVACLPGKLPEFINVDLSNIDVGHSLHVGDLVLPAGVTVVTHGANLTIATASVPAGHVAAEAAAAEVVADKK from the coding sequence ATGAAAGTTATCGCATTTAAACGCGAATTGCAAGGTTCCGGAGCGAGCCGCCGCCTGCGCATTTCCGGCCAAACCCCTGGTATCGTCTACGGTGGCGCTGAAGCCCCTGTGCTGATCTCGCTGGATCACAACGCCCTGTACCACGCGTTGAAAAAAGAAGTGTTCCACTCGTCGATCCTGGATCTGGAAATCGACGGCGTTTCCCAGCAAGTTCTGTTGCGCGACTTCCAAGTCCACGCATACAAACAACTGGTTCTGCACGCTGACTTCCAGCGCGTTGACGCATCGCAGCCTATCCACGTGAAAGTGGCTCTGCACTTCATCAACGCTGACGTTTCCCCGGCAGTCAAACTGCACGGCGCGACCATCAGCCACGTTGCCAACGAAATCGAAGTCGCTTGCCTGCCAGGCAAACTGCCAGAATTCATCAACGTTGACCTGTCGAACATCGACGTCGGTCACTCGCTGCACGTAGGCGACCTGGTCCTGCCAGCTGGCGTGACCGTTGTCACCCACGGCGCCAACCTGACCATCGCTACCGCTTCGGTACCGGCTGGCCACGTTGCTGCTGAAGCCGCTGCTGCTGAAGTTGTTGCTGACAAGAAGTAA
- the pth gene encoding aminoacyl-tRNA hydrolase produces MPIRLIVGLGNPGPEYEQTRHNAGFWLVDNLANSLPGTRLQRDSRYNAMLAKTSIGGKEVWLLEPLTFMNRSGQSVGALARFFKIAAEEVLVVHDELDLMPGIARLKKGGSAGGHNGLKDITAALGTQDYWRLRLGIGHPRTLSLQQQVADFVLHRPRREDQELIEQAIEKSLQVMPQIVEGKFEAATMKLHTA; encoded by the coding sequence ATGCCCATACGCCTGATCGTCGGCCTCGGCAACCCGGGACCCGAATACGAACAAACCCGCCACAATGCCGGCTTCTGGCTGGTGGACAATCTTGCCAACAGCTTGCCCGGCACGCGCTTGCAGCGCGATTCGCGCTACAACGCCATGCTGGCCAAGACTTCCATCGGCGGCAAGGAAGTCTGGCTGCTCGAACCGCTGACGTTCATGAATCGCTCGGGCCAGTCCGTGGGCGCGCTGGCGCGCTTCTTCAAGATCGCCGCCGAGGAAGTGCTCGTCGTGCACGACGAGCTCGACTTGATGCCCGGCATCGCGCGCCTGAAGAAGGGCGGCTCGGCCGGCGGCCACAATGGCTTGAAGGACATCACGGCCGCGCTGGGCACGCAGGATTACTGGCGCTTGCGCCTGGGCATCGGCCATCCGCGCACCCTGAGCCTGCAGCAGCAGGTGGCCGACTTCGTGCTGCACCGCCCGCGCCGCGAAGACCAGGAGCTGATCGAGCAGGCGATAGAAAAATCCTTGCAGGTGATGCCGCAGATCGTCGAGGGCAAGTTCGAGGCGGCGACCATGAAGCTGCATACGGCCTGA
- a CDS encoding dTDP-4-dehydrorhamnose 3,5-epimerase family protein, with protein sequence MAEKDNWLLAGAKQDGESITKEWKPTAPALIDGVIFQEIKPVLTAYGSLTEIFRTEWVPGAAQIGQIFASTLEPGGLSAWHAHAITTDRLFVAAGQMRVVLYDARADSPTFGMLNEFKLGTRRPGLLVVPPRVWHGVQNYCGTPAILVNAVDHAYRYDAPDHWRVPADSDTVPYRFSNDRHG encoded by the coding sequence GTGGCGGAGAAAGATAACTGGTTGTTGGCTGGCGCGAAGCAGGATGGCGAAAGCATTACCAAGGAATGGAAGCCGACGGCGCCTGCCTTGATCGATGGCGTGATCTTTCAGGAAATCAAGCCTGTCTTGACGGCGTACGGCAGCCTGACTGAAATTTTCCGTACTGAATGGGTGCCTGGTGCGGCGCAGATCGGCCAGATATTTGCCTCGACCCTGGAGCCGGGCGGACTGAGCGCCTGGCATGCGCATGCCATCACGACGGACCGCCTGTTTGTGGCGGCGGGCCAGATGCGCGTGGTGCTGTACGACGCGCGCGCGGATTCGCCCACCTTTGGCATGCTCAACGAATTCAAGCTGGGCACCAGGCGTCCCGGCCTGCTCGTCGTGCCGCCCCGTGTCTGGCATGGCGTGCAGAATTACTGCGGCACACCGGCCATCCTCGTCAATGCGGTGGACCATGCGTATCGCTATGATGCGCCGGATCACTGGCGCGTGCCGGCCGATTCGGACACGGTGCCGTATCGTTTTTCCAACGACAGGCATGGCTGA
- the ychF gene encoding redox-regulated ATPase YchF, whose amino-acid sequence MSLQCGIVGLPNVGKSTLFNALTKAGIPAENYPFCTIEPNVGVVEVPDPRMDALAAIVKPERMVNAIVEFVDIAGLVAGASKGEGLGNQFLSHIRETDAIVNVVRCFEDDNVIHVAGKINPLDDIEVIQTELALADMGTVEKAIHRENKKARSGDKDAAKLLAIMERMMPYLNDAKPVRAMGLDADEMELIKPLCLITAKPAMFVANVSDSGFTNNPLLDQLTAYAQAQNAPIVAICAALEAEIADLDDADKGAFLADMGMEEPGLDRLIRAGYKLLGLQTYFTAGVKEVRAWTVPVGATAPQAAGVIHTDFERGFIRAQTIAYDDFIAYKGEAGAKEAGKMRAEGKEYVVKDGDVLNFLFNV is encoded by the coding sequence ATGAGTCTCCAATGCGGTATCGTCGGCTTGCCGAACGTCGGCAAGTCCACCCTGTTCAATGCACTGACGAAAGCCGGCATCCCGGCTGAAAACTATCCGTTCTGCACCATCGAGCCGAACGTCGGCGTCGTCGAAGTGCCGGATCCGCGCATGGATGCGCTGGCCGCCATCGTCAAGCCGGAACGCATGGTCAACGCCATCGTGGAATTCGTCGACATCGCCGGCCTGGTGGCCGGTGCATCGAAGGGCGAGGGCCTGGGCAACCAGTTCCTGTCGCACATCCGCGAAACGGACGCCATCGTCAACGTCGTGCGCTGCTTCGAAGATGACAACGTCATCCACGTGGCCGGCAAGATCAACCCGCTCGACGATATCGAAGTCATCCAGACCGAACTGGCGCTGGCCGACATGGGCACCGTGGAAAAAGCCATCCACCGCGAAAACAAGAAAGCCCGCTCGGGCGACAAGGATGCGGCCAAGCTGCTGGCCATCATGGAACGCATGATGCCTTACCTGAACGATGCGAAACCCGTGCGCGCCATGGGCCTGGACGCCGACGAAATGGAACTGATCAAGCCGCTGTGCCTGATTACGGCCAAGCCAGCCATGTTCGTGGCCAACGTGTCCGATTCGGGCTTCACGAATAACCCGCTGCTGGACCAGCTGACGGCCTACGCGCAAGCGCAAAACGCGCCTATCGTCGCCATCTGCGCCGCGCTGGAAGCGGAAATCGCCGACCTGGACGATGCCGACAAGGGCGCTTTCCTGGCCGACATGGGCATGGAAGAGCCTGGTCTGGACCGCCTGATCCGCGCCGGCTACAAGCTGCTGGGCCTGCAAACCTACTTCACGGCAGGCGTGAAGGAAGTGCGCGCCTGGACCGTTCCCGTGGGCGCCACGGCGCCGCAAGCGGCCGGCGTGATCCACACCGACTTCGAACGCGGCTTCATCCGCGCGCAAACCATCGCCTATGACGACTTCATCGCCTACAAGGGCGAAGCGGGCGCCAAGGAAGCGGGCAAGATGCGCGCCGAGGGCAAGGAATACGTCGTCAAGGATGGCGACGTGCTGAACTTCCTGTTCAACGTCTGA
- a CDS encoding glycosyltransferase family 2 protein: MKRLAMQSEKQPLVSIVMATYNRSNILGYAIQSLLASTVQDWELIVVGDCCTDDTAEVVAAFGDARIRFVNLESNYGEQTGPNNVGVSLARGTYLAFLNHDDLWLPDHLQSSIDLLERTGVDLVFGQGLVVLPVGYHMVGALADGVQAYRPWMDVPATLWVMRRELALQIGPWQPSWEVRCWPSQAWLHRVYRAGRAMLAHPRIGAILIQSGSRSNAYLNRQHSEHAFWWAHMQDPLNILQAVTTLYGKVGRERLIAPLQSAMTTAKALSRRLCYMLGLWPPYPGFWLRYWRKGTFLRELRRRRGLKDMPRR; this comes from the coding sequence TTGAAAAGGCTTGCCATGCAGTCAGAGAAGCAACCGCTCGTTTCCATTGTCATGGCCACGTATAACCGGAGCAATATCCTCGGGTATGCGATTCAATCGCTACTCGCCAGCACCGTGCAGGATTGGGAGCTGATTGTCGTCGGCGATTGCTGCACCGACGATACCGCCGAGGTGGTCGCCGCGTTCGGCGACGCGCGCATCCGCTTTGTGAATCTGGAAAGCAATTACGGCGAGCAGACGGGGCCCAACAATGTCGGCGTCAGCCTGGCGCGCGGCACCTATCTGGCATTCCTGAACCACGATGACCTGTGGTTGCCCGATCATTTGCAAAGCAGTATCGATCTTCTCGAACGCACTGGAGTCGACCTGGTCTTTGGCCAGGGACTGGTGGTTTTGCCGGTCGGATATCACATGGTGGGGGCGCTGGCGGATGGCGTGCAAGCGTACCGTCCGTGGATGGACGTACCCGCTACTCTGTGGGTCATGCGGCGTGAGCTGGCCCTGCAGATCGGCCCATGGCAGCCATCATGGGAAGTGCGCTGCTGGCCGTCGCAAGCGTGGTTGCACCGCGTGTATCGCGCGGGGCGGGCGATGCTGGCCCATCCCCGCATCGGCGCCATCCTGATACAGTCTGGCAGCCGCAGCAATGCCTACCTGAACCGGCAGCACAGCGAGCATGCGTTCTGGTGGGCGCACATGCAAGATCCGCTCAATATTTTGCAGGCTGTCACCACGCTGTATGGCAAAGTGGGGCGTGAGCGGCTGATTGCGCCGCTACAGTCGGCCATGACGACCGCGAAAGCCTTGTCGCGCCGTCTTTGTTATATGTTGGGACTATGGCCGCCGTATCCCGGTTTCTGGCTCCGGTATTGGCGCAAAGGCACATTTTTACGTGAATTGCGCCGCCGCCGGGGATTGAAGGACATGCCGCGGCGATAG
- a CDS encoding tetratricopeptide repeat protein — protein sequence MKNAFAIVTLSALMATHAMAQTPVAPADAAAGPTAAAPTAPQEPDTSKEGAGGDGLPKVELSSDLLYKLTKAEMEFKSGQWQGPYVTMMVAAQQTRDPRLARRASEMALAAKQGSEALAAIRLWRELAPESDEATQFFLGFVVLTDKIEEAEPIFAERLANAPGGARGVALFQMQQILSRSNDKLFAYAMLTRLVQPYLDMFEAHLVLAQGALSLGERERAIREANKALAIKPNSELAVLTLAQVTGEPEAANKVLAAFLQKNPDAVEVRGAYARLLVEQKQLEPAREQFLLLLKSQPDNLGGLYALGIVALQLEDTKGAEQYFKRFLAVLDKSPGDARDPFKALMILSQIAETRGDTAGAIAWLDKVDNSASSGYVEARLRRAQLIARGGNLDAARKALTEIETDDPASQAQVLLVDAQFLRDAGYVQSAYTVLENALLRFPDNPELLYDYALLAERLDKLELMEASLRRVMALAPNNQHAYNALGYSLAERGIRLPEAHALIEKALQMAPGDPFIMDSMGWVQFRMGNLAAAENALRRAYAVRSDPEIAVHLGEVLWQKGDKAEAQKLWREAQGKDPKNDALKSTLARLNVSL from the coding sequence TTGAAAAACGCTTTCGCCATTGTAACCTTGTCCGCCCTGATGGCCACGCATGCCATGGCACAGACGCCTGTCGCCCCTGCCGATGCCGCGGCCGGCCCCACTGCGGCCGCGCCCACCGCGCCGCAGGAGCCGGACACCTCCAAGGAGGGGGCCGGCGGCGACGGGCTGCCGAAGGTCGAATTGAGCAGCGATTTGCTGTACAAGCTGACCAAGGCTGAAATGGAATTCAAGAGCGGCCAGTGGCAAGGGCCGTACGTGACGATGATGGTGGCGGCGCAGCAGACGCGCGATCCTCGCCTGGCGCGCCGCGCGTCCGAAATGGCGCTGGCCGCCAAGCAGGGCAGCGAAGCGCTGGCGGCCATCCGCCTGTGGCGCGAGCTGGCGCCCGAATCGGATGAGGCGACCCAGTTCTTCCTCGGCTTCGTCGTGTTGACGGACAAGATCGAGGAAGCGGAGCCGATTTTTGCCGAGCGCCTGGCCAATGCGCCAGGGGGCGCGCGCGGCGTGGCCCTGTTCCAGATGCAGCAGATCCTGTCGCGCTCGAATGACAAGCTGTTTGCGTATGCCATGCTTACGCGCCTGGTGCAGCCCTACCTGGACATGTTCGAAGCGCACCTGGTGCTGGCGCAAGGCGCCCTGTCGCTTGGCGAGCGTGAGCGCGCCATCCGTGAAGCGAACAAGGCGCTGGCCATCAAGCCGAATTCCGAACTGGCCGTGCTGACCCTGGCGCAGGTGACGGGCGAACCGGAGGCGGCAAACAAGGTGCTGGCCGCCTTTTTGCAAAAGAATCCGGACGCCGTCGAAGTGCGCGGCGCGTATGCGCGCCTGCTGGTCGAGCAAAAACAGCTGGAGCCGGCGCGCGAGCAGTTCCTGCTGCTGCTGAAAAGCCAGCCCGATAATCTGGGCGGCCTGTATGCGCTCGGCATCGTGGCGCTGCAGCTGGAAGACACCAAGGGCGCGGAGCAGTACTTCAAGCGCTTCCTGGCCGTGCTCGACAAATCTCCTGGCGACGCGCGCGATCCGTTCAAGGCCCTGATGATACTGTCGCAGATCGCCGAGACGCGCGGCGATACGGCCGGCGCCATCGCCTGGCTGGACAAGGTCGACAACAGCGCATCAAGCGGTTATGTCGAGGCGCGCTTGCGCCGCGCCCAGCTGATCGCCCGTGGCGGCAATCTCGATGCGGCGCGCAAGGCGCTGACGGAAATCGAAACGGACGATCCGGCAAGCCAGGCGCAGGTGCTGCTGGTCGACGCGCAATTCCTGCGCGACGCCGGCTACGTGCAAAGCGCGTACACGGTGCTGGAAAACGCCTTGCTGCGCTTCCCCGATAATCCGGAACTGCTGTACGACTACGCCTTGCTGGCCGAGCGCCTGGATAAGCTCGAGCTGATGGAAGCGAGCCTGCGCCGCGTGATGGCGCTGGCGCCCAACAATCAGCATGCCTACAACGCCCTCGGCTACTCGCTGGCCGAGCGGGGCATCCGCTTGCCGGAAGCCCATGCGCTGATCGAAAAAGCCTTGCAGATGGCGCCGGGTGACCCCTTCATCATGGACAGCATGGGTTGGGTACAGTTCCGCATGGGCAACCTGGCCGCCGCGGAAAACGCGCTGCGCCGCGCGTATGCCGTGCGCAGCGATCCGGAAATCGCCGTCCACCTGGGCGAAGTCTTGTGGCAGAAGGGCGACAAGGCCGAAGCGCAAAAGCTGTGGCGCGAAGCGCAAGGCAAGGACCCGAAAAACGACGCGCTGAAAAGTACCCTGGCGCGCTTGAATGTCAGTTTGTGA